Proteins found in one Streptococcus iniae genomic segment:
- a CDS encoding Cof-type HAD-IIB family hydrolase, with protein sequence MTIKAVFFDIDGTLLNDRKNVQKTTQKAIQSLKKQGIMVGLATGRGPAFVQPFLENFGLDFAVTYNGQYILTRDKILYQNQLPKSLIYKVIRYASDRKKEVSLGTAYGLDGSRIIDMGTSQFGQVVSSIVPKSMVTTVEGSFKHLIRRIKPQSFNNLVTIMREPIYQIVIVASAEEATEIKEKFPHVKITRSSPYSIDLISMGQSKIKGIERLGEIFDFELSEVMAFGDSDNDLEMLSGVGVGVAMGNADDLVKEGAHFVTASNNNGGISKALAHYGLIHLDVDKSFKSRDENFNKVKDFHRVMDGDTIETPRGYTLSQAGHRADFKVEELVEFLYAASQGDKTKFTQSLMDMHAAIDRAAHKVQSQEHKESPLVGQVDALTDLLYFTYGSFVLMGVDPQPIFETVHEANMGKLFPDGVAHFDPVSHKILKPDNWQEHYAPEKAIKKELDKQLQKSLQRLEK encoded by the coding sequence TTGACAATAAAAGCAGTCTTTTTTGATATCGATGGTACCTTGCTAAATGATCGAAAAAATGTCCAAAAGACAACGCAAAAAGCCATTCAAAGTTTGAAAAAACAAGGAATTATGGTTGGTCTAGCCACAGGTCGAGGCCCTGCTTTTGTGCAGCCTTTTTTAGAAAATTTTGGCTTGGATTTTGCAGTAACCTATAATGGCCAATATATCTTAACCAGAGACAAGATTTTATATCAGAATCAGTTGCCTAAATCACTCATTTATAAGGTTATAAGATACGCAAGTGACCGCAAAAAAGAAGTGTCTTTAGGAACAGCCTATGGCCTTGATGGTTCCCGGATTATTGACATGGGCACGAGCCAGTTTGGTCAAGTGGTTTCAAGTATTGTTCCTAAAAGTATGGTTACAACAGTTGAGGGGAGTTTTAAACATTTAATTCGTCGTATTAAACCGCAAAGTTTTAACAATTTAGTAACCATTATGCGAGAGCCGATTTACCAAATTGTTATTGTAGCCTCAGCTGAGGAAGCTACAGAAATTAAGGAAAAATTTCCTCATGTTAAAATAACAAGAAGTAGCCCTTATTCTATTGATTTAATTTCTATGGGGCAGTCTAAAATCAAAGGTATTGAACGTTTGGGAGAGATTTTTGATTTTGAATTGTCTGAAGTGATGGCTTTTGGCGATTCTGATAATGATCTTGAAATGTTGTCTGGTGTCGGTGTCGGTGTTGCTATGGGGAATGCCGATGATCTTGTCAAAGAAGGTGCGCATTTTGTCACTGCTTCAAACAATAATGGTGGTATTTCAAAGGCTTTGGCCCATTACGGTTTAATTCATTTGGATGTTGATAAGAGCTTCAAGAGTCGTGATGAAAACTTTAATAAGGTTAAAGATTTCCATCGTGTGATGGATGGTGATACCATTGAGACTCCTAGAGGCTACACGCTTTCGCAGGCAGGTCATCGTGCTGATTTTAAAGTGGAAGAGTTGGTTGAATTTCTTTATGCAGCTAGTCAAGGGGATAAGACTAAGTTTACACAATCCTTGATGGATATGCATGCTGCTATTGACAGAGCAGCACATAAAGTACAGTCTCAAGAACACAAAGAATCACCATTGGTAGGGCAGGTAGATGCCTTGACAGATTTGTTGTACTTTACCTATGGTTCTTTTGTGCTTATGGGTGTAGATCCTCAACCCATATTTGAAACCGTGCACGAGGCTAATATGGGCAAATTATTCCCTGATGGCGTAGCTCATTTTGACCCTGTTAGCCATAAGATTTTAAAACCAGATAATTGGCAGGAACATTATGCTCCAGAAAAAGCAATTAAAAAGGAATTGGATAAGCAATTGCAAAAATCATTGCAACGCTTAGAAAAATAA